The proteins below come from a single Kiritimatiellia bacterium genomic window:
- the ade gene encoding adenine deaminase yields MELLQRRLAAARGDELCDLVIENASVVNVLTGELESVSVGVCEGIIVGLGQYAGRERVDAAGQFLVPGLIDAHLHIESTLLSPGEFARAVVPRGTTAVIADPHEIANVHGVEGVRWMLRAARDLPLEVFVMLPSCVPATPWESAGASLDAAMLAPLLAEPGVLGIGEMMNFPALIAGDPEMLRRVALAGERVADGHAPGVRGPALNAYLLAGAATDHESTSLEEAREKLRRGMHLHLREGSSEHNLAELAAVVTPLSSERCSLASDDRHPDDLIRYGHMDHAVRTAIRAGIPPLTAIRLATWTAARRYGLRRLGAIAPGYQADFFLTDSLESCRPSLVFKRGRVVASDGHCVAHIPPTPPPPSAALKVAPFDAASFAIPADRPRRVRVIELVPGQIVTRSTIAEAPVVGSRLSADPGRDLVKLAVIERHRGSGRIGLGFVRGFGFRRGAIAGTVAHDAHNLIAAGVRDEDIAAAAAACVDMGGGLAVAADGGTLARLPLPIAGLMSDRPLHEVVRAQERLLDAARSLGGSLDNPFMALSFLSLTPIPELRLTDRGLFDSVSFRPVPLVID; encoded by the coding sequence ATGGAACTGCTTCAGCGGCGGCTGGCGGCCGCCCGTGGCGACGAGCTCTGTGACCTGGTCATCGAGAACGCGAGCGTCGTCAACGTTCTCACCGGAGAACTGGAATCGGTGTCGGTTGGAGTTTGCGAGGGCATCATCGTGGGGCTGGGACAGTATGCCGGTCGCGAGCGCGTGGACGCCGCCGGGCAGTTTCTGGTGCCCGGCCTGATTGATGCCCACCTTCACATCGAGAGCACGCTGCTGTCGCCCGGCGAGTTCGCGCGGGCTGTGGTGCCCCGCGGCACGACCGCGGTGATCGCAGATCCGCACGAAATTGCCAACGTGCACGGGGTAGAGGGAGTTCGGTGGATGCTGCGGGCGGCCCGCGATTTACCGCTGGAGGTGTTTGTGATGCTGCCCTCCTGTGTGCCGGCGACGCCTTGGGAGTCTGCCGGGGCCTCACTGGACGCGGCTATGCTGGCGCCATTGCTCGCGGAACCGGGGGTGCTGGGCATTGGCGAAATGATGAACTTTCCGGCTCTCATCGCGGGCGATCCGGAGATGCTGCGGCGCGTCGCGCTGGCCGGGGAACGAGTGGCCGATGGCCATGCGCCGGGCGTGCGGGGGCCGGCGCTGAACGCCTATCTGCTAGCCGGGGCGGCGACGGACCACGAGAGTACATCGCTCGAGGAGGCGCGTGAGAAGCTTCGGCGCGGGATGCATCTGCACCTCCGCGAGGGTAGCTCCGAGCACAATCTCGCGGAATTGGCAGCCGTGGTCACACCGCTGAGCTCTGAGCGTTGCTCGCTGGCGAGCGACGACCGGCATCCCGACGATCTCATCCGGTACGGTCATATGGACCACGCGGTCCGGACTGCGATTCGCGCGGGTATTCCACCGCTCACTGCCATCCGGCTGGCCACGTGGACCGCCGCACGACGGTACGGGCTGCGTCGTCTCGGAGCGATCGCGCCCGGCTACCAGGCGGATTTCTTTCTGACCGATTCGCTGGAGTCCTGCCGCCCGTCGCTGGTGTTCAAGCGGGGACGCGTCGTCGCGAGCGATGGTCACTGCGTCGCACACATTCCACCGACGCCACCGCCGCCGTCCGCCGCATTGAAGGTGGCGCCATTTGACGCGGCGAGCTTCGCGATCCCTGCGGACCGCCCGCGGCGCGTGCGGGTGATCGAGCTGGTGCCCGGTCAGATTGTGACGCGCAGTACGATCGCGGAGGCACCGGTGGTCGGGTCTCGACTCTCTGCGGACCCGGGTCGCGATCTGGTGAAGTTGGCGGTGATCGAGCGCCATCGAGGGTCGGGCAGAATCGGTCTGGGGTTCGTCCGCGGATTTGGGTTTCGCCGCGGCGCAATTGCGGGGACCGTGGCGCACGATGCGCACAATTTGATTGCGGCGGGTGTGCGTGATGAAGACATTGCCGCCGCTGCCGCCGCGTGTGTCGACATGGGGGGCGGTTTGGCGGTCGCCGCCGATGGAGGGACCCTCGCTCGACTGCCCCTGCCGATCGCGGGGCTGATGAGCGATCGGCCGCTGCATGAGGTGGTGAGGGCTCAGGAACGGCTGCTCGATGCCGCGCGTTCGCTGGGGGGCTCCCTGGACAATCCGTTCATGGCGCTCTCGTTTTTGTCGCTCACCCCGATCCCGGAGCTTCGGCTGACCGATCGCGGCTTGTTTGATTCGGTCTCGTTCCGACCCGTGCCGCTGGTGATCGACTAA
- the infC gene encoding translation initiation factor IF-3 — MPGHRRTTIRTFIRTNHRIRVPEVRVVGPDGRQIGIMRTSDALALAEREHLDLVEIAPNATPPVCRIMDFGKFKYETEKKEREARRHQSAGRVKEIQFHANVDEHDYQTKLRKLRDFIQEGHRVKVALFFRGRENVHQELGYALLQRVMNDCQDIAMPDQVPTSMGRMLVMMLGPRRGLRKPAGSPPAGTSTAESASRPAPPPSSPPR, encoded by the coding sequence TTGCCTGGGCACAGGAGGACCACCATCAGGACATTCATCCGCACCAATCACCGCATCCGGGTTCCCGAGGTTCGCGTCGTGGGACCGGATGGCCGCCAGATCGGCATCATGCGCACCTCCGATGCGCTCGCGCTGGCCGAGCGCGAGCATCTCGATCTGGTGGAGATCGCGCCGAACGCCACCCCTCCAGTTTGCCGGATCATGGACTTCGGCAAATTCAAGTACGAGACGGAGAAAAAGGAGCGGGAGGCCCGCCGGCACCAGTCCGCCGGCCGCGTGAAAGAGATCCAGTTTCACGCGAACGTGGACGAGCACGACTACCAGACCAAACTGCGGAAACTCCGCGACTTCATTCAGGAGGGCCACCGGGTGAAGGTCGCGCTCTTTTTCCGCGGTCGAGAGAACGTCCATCAGGAACTCGGGTACGCGCTGCTGCAGCGCGTGATGAACGATTGCCAGGACATCGCGATGCCGGATCAGGTGCCCACCTCGATGGGCCGGATGCTGGTGATGATGCTCGGCCCCCGGCGGGGGCTTCGAAAACCCGCCGGCTCCCCGCCTGCGGGCACCTCGACAGCGGAGAGCGCGTCCCGGCCCGCGCCGCCGCCGTCCAGTCCGCCACGCTGA